From a single Oreochromis niloticus isolate F11D_XX linkage group LG4, O_niloticus_UMD_NMBU, whole genome shotgun sequence genomic region:
- the LOC109202003 gene encoding ferritin, middle subunit-like gives MESQVRQNYHRDCEAAINQMVNMELFASYTYTSMAFYFDRDDVALPGFSHFFKENSHEEREHADKLLSFQNKRGGRILLQDIKKPERDEWGSGLEAMQCALQLEKNVNQALLDLHKLASQHNDPHLCDFLESHYLDEQVKSIKKLGDHITNLTRMDAHNNKMAEYLFDKHTLGDKS, from the exons ATGGAGTCCCAAGTGCGTCAGAACTACCACCGCGACTGCGAGGCCGCCATCAACCAGATGGTGAACATGGAGCTGTTTGCCTCTTACACCTACACTTCTATG GCCTTCTACTTTGACCGTGATGATGTGGCCCTGCCAGGCTTCTCCCACTTCTTCAAGGAGAACAGCCATGAGGAGAGGGAGCACGCTGACAAGCTGCTGTCCTTCCAGAACAAGAGAGGAGGTCGCATCTTACTCCAGGACATCAAG AAACCAGAGCGTGACGAGTGGGGCAGCGGGCTGGAGGCCATGCAGTGTGCTCTGCAGCTGGAGAAGAATGTCAACCAGGCTCTGCTGGACCTGCACAAGCTGGCTTCTCAGCATAATGACCCTCAT CTGTGTGACTTCCTGGAGAGCCACTACCTGGATGAGCAGGTGAAGTCCATCAAGAAGCTGGGTGACCACATCACTAACCTCACCCGCATGGATGCCCACAACAACAAGATGGCAGAGTACCTGTTTGACAAGCACACTCTGGGTGACAAGAGCTAA